One genomic segment of Desmodus rotundus isolate HL8 chromosome 5, HLdesRot8A.1, whole genome shotgun sequence includes these proteins:
- the LOC128780912 gene encoding keratin, type I cytoskeletal 18-like produces the protein MSFSIRSSFSTSYWTLGSIVQGSWGSHLAAGIARGLVGTGGIQSEKKTMQCLNDHLASYLERIDSAHLAADDFRVRYETELAMCRSLENDINGIQKVIDNTNITWLQLETEVKALKKELLFMKKNHEEEVNGLQNQIANSGLTMELDAPKSQDLSKIMADIWAQYDEWAWKNPEELDKYWSHQIEESTTVVNSQTTEIDTTEMTLMELRYMVQLLETELDSVRNLKSELAQTQTEGQRQAQAYQALLNIKVMLEAAIATYRSPLEEG, from the exons ATGAGCTTCAGCATACGCTCCAGCTTCTCCACAAGCTACTGGACCCTGGGCTCCAT TgtgcagggcagctggggctccCACCTGGCTGCAGGGATAGCCAGGGGTCTGGTGGGCACAGGGGGCATCCAGAGTGAGAAGAAGACTATGCAATGCCTGAATGACCACCTGGCCTCCTAcctggagagg ATTGACAGTGCCCATCTTGctgctgatgacttcagagtCAGGTATGAGACAGAGCTGGCCATGTGCAGGTCTTTGGAGAATGACATCAATGGGATCCAAAAGGTCATTGATAACACCAATATCACTTGGCTGCAGCTAGAGACAGAGGTCAAGGCTCTCAAGAAGGAGCTGCTCTTCATGAAGAAGAACCATGAGGAGGAAGTAAATGGTCTACAAAACCAGATTGCAAATTCTGGGTTGACCATGGAGTTGGatgcccccaaatctcaggacCTCAGCAAAATCATGGCAGACATCTGGGCCCAGTATGATGAGTGGGCTTGGAAGAACCCAGAGGAGCTAGACAAGTACTGGTCCCATCAGATTGAAGAAAGCACCACAGTGGTAAACTCGCAGACCACTGAGATAGACACCACTGAGATGACACTCATGGAGCTGAGATATATGGTCCAGTTGTTGGAGACTGAGCTGGACTCAGTGAGGAATCTGAAG tcagagctggcccagacccagacagaggggcagagacaggcccAGGCGTACCAGGCCCTGCTGAACATCAAGGTCATGCTGGAGGCTGCGATTGCCACCTACCGCAGCCCACTGGAAGAAGGGTAG